A region of the Pseudobacteriovorax antillogorgiicola genome:
GGTTTGCTGCATAGTTGAAGTCGATGCCCAAGTGTTGGATTGTAGCTCCTAATAGACCAATATCGGATCGTGCGAGAATTTGCCAGATGGTTCCGACGACGTTATAAGGGATTAGCAGGGGCATTGCTAAAATGACTAAAGATATGGAGACTCCTGCACCTTTGGTAGGAAGGAACCTTGCGATAAAAATCCCTAGAGGGATCTCGATCATGAGTGAGACTAGAGAGAAGAGCAGCTGTCTTCCAAAGGCACCGTGAAGCTCTTCGCTGTGTATCACATCGATAAACCACTCCCATCCGACAAAGACTCTTTGTGAAGGTCCAAGAATATCCTGAACTGAATAATTCACCACAGTCATAAGAGGTATTATCGTTGTAAAAGCAAGCATAAGGAATACCGGCGCGACCAGGAACCAGGCTTTCTGATTGCTTTGCTTCTCGCTTGACATATTAACTCCATAGTGCCGAGAGGTTAGAGTATTGGACTTTCTTCGAAAATATCGTGATTTTTTCGAATGGTAGAGTTACATCGATGGAATCACCTTGATTTATAGGCTCATCATAGG
Encoded here:
- a CDS encoding carbohydrate ABC transporter permease, with translation MSSEKQSNQKAWFLVAPVFLMLAFTTIIPLMTVVNYSVQDILGPSQRVFVGWEWFIDVIHSEELHGAFGRQLLFSLVSLMIEIPLGIFIARFLPTKGAGVSISLVILAMPLLIPYNVVGTIWQILARSDIGLLGATIQHLGIDFNYAANPFDAWLTLMLLEVWHWLPLVILLVYSGLRSIPHSYYQAAYIDRATDWDIFRFIELPKLKNVLVIALMLRFMDSFMIYTEPFVLTGGGPGNTTTFLSQYLTRLAVGQFDLGIASAFSLIYFLIILLVCFIFYNLIMNSPDEHKKDANPH